One Phycisphaerae bacterium RAS2 DNA window includes the following coding sequences:
- a CDS encoding transcriptional activator RfaH, with protein sequence MIAGRVHPMENSDIPQLREGTSWWVAHTKPRQEKALAEDLQTLALPFYLPLYERVMRSRRNGRTSRSLVPVFSSYVFVVVSLEDRQRVLRTQRVAQLLVVRDQARLETELQQIQRVLANPVDFRIHRGLKTGAPARVISGPLLGTEGIVQKRLSHTRLILNVEMLGQSISVEILEDMLEAIAVSHAARAR encoded by the coding sequence GTGATTGCAGGGCGTGTGCATCCGATGGAGAATTCCGACATCCCGCAATTGCGCGAAGGAACTTCCTGGTGGGTGGCTCATACAAAGCCGCGGCAGGAGAAGGCGCTCGCGGAGGATCTTCAGACGCTGGCCCTGCCATTTTATCTCCCGCTCTATGAACGTGTGATGCGAAGTCGAAGGAACGGTCGGACGTCTCGCTCGCTGGTACCTGTTTTTTCGAGTTATGTGTTCGTCGTGGTGTCACTGGAAGATCGCCAGCGTGTGTTGCGAACCCAGCGGGTGGCTCAATTGCTGGTGGTTCGTGATCAAGCCCGGCTTGAAACCGAGCTGCAGCAGATTCAGCGAGTTCTTGCCAATCCCGTCGATTTCCGCATTCATCGTGGGTTGAAGACCGGCGCGCCGGCTCGGGTTATCAGCGGGCCGTTGCTTGGAACCGAGGGGATTGTGCAGAAGCGGCTTTCGCACACGCGACTGATCCTGAACGTAGAAATGCTCGGGCAGAGCATCAGCGTTGAGATTCTGGAAGACATGCTCGAAGCGATTGCAGTATCTCATGCTGCCCGTGCCAGGTGA
- a CDS encoding Polyphosphate kinase 2 (PPK2), translating to MKDLKHYRINAGSSVSLKDFATADDGGMDESDARAQFEQLKKRMEDLQEVLYAQCQHALLVVLQAMDTGGKDSTIRSVFTGFNPAGCRVANFKAPNESERLHDFLWRVHQRAPRLGQIVVFNRSHYEDVLIARVRELVPKARWKRRYKHINDFEEMLSDEGVHIVKFFLHISKDYQKRRLQKRLDNPSKHWKFDPGDLEERKRWDDYQSAYEKALARCSTERAPWYVIPAEIRWYRDLLIARALVETLESMDLRFPQSTIDPQSFVID from the coding sequence ATGAAAGACCTCAAGCATTATCGTATCAACGCCGGGTCAAGCGTGAGCCTGAAAGACTTTGCCACCGCGGACGACGGCGGCATGGATGAGTCGGACGCCCGCGCGCAATTCGAGCAACTCAAGAAGCGCATGGAGGATTTGCAGGAAGTGCTTTATGCGCAATGCCAACACGCGCTGCTGGTCGTGCTCCAAGCGATGGACACCGGCGGCAAGGACAGCACGATCCGCTCGGTCTTCACCGGTTTCAATCCCGCGGGCTGCCGCGTTGCAAACTTCAAGGCACCCAACGAATCGGAGCGATTGCACGATTTCCTCTGGCGCGTTCACCAGCGGGCGCCGCGCCTCGGGCAGATTGTGGTCTTCAACCGCTCACATTACGAGGACGTTTTGATTGCGCGTGTGCGGGAACTCGTGCCCAAGGCGCGCTGGAAACGGCGCTACAAGCACATCAATGACTTCGAAGAGATGCTTTCGGACGAAGGCGTGCACATCGTCAAGTTCTTCCTCCACATCTCCAAGGACTATCAGAAGCGGCGTTTGCAGAAGCGCCTCGACAACCCTAGCAAGCACTGGAAGTTCGACCCCGGCGATCTCGAGGAGCGCAAGCGATGGGACGATTATCAATCGGCATATGAAAAGGCGCTCGCGCGATGCTCGACCGAACGCGCGCCCTGGTACGTCATCCCTGCGGAGATTCGATGGTATCGCGATCTGCTAATCGCGCGCGCCCTGGTTGAAACGCTGGAATCCATGGACTTGCGCTTTCCGCAGTCGACCATCGACCCCCAATCGTTTGTCATCGACTGA
- the fcl_1 gene encoding GDP-L-fucose synthase — MNLNQHRIVVTGGAGFLGRCVQKELLQQGVAREQMFIPRRRDYDLTSPEAVRRMYDDMQPGVVIHLAAEVGGIGANRAQPGRYFYSNLAMGMNLIEEARLRGIEKFVQVGTVCSYPKFTPVPFREEDLWNGYPEETNAPYGIAKKALLVMLQAYRQQHGLNGIYLIPVNLYGPGDNFDLQTSHVIPAMIRKFIEAKRQGSPRVELWGTGAASREFLYVDDAARGIVLALMHYDGAEPVNLGTGKEIEIRALAERIKQIVGYNGAVVWDATRPDGQPRRCLDVTRAKQLFGFESLVFLDEGLQRTIASYSLHRQQE; from the coding sequence ATGAACCTGAATCAACATCGCATCGTTGTGACGGGTGGAGCGGGGTTCCTGGGCCGGTGCGTTCAGAAGGAATTACTGCAACAGGGGGTCGCGCGCGAACAGATGTTCATCCCGCGCCGGCGAGACTACGATCTCACATCACCCGAAGCTGTTCGTCGCATGTACGACGACATGCAACCGGGGGTGGTGATTCACCTCGCGGCGGAAGTAGGTGGAATCGGCGCGAATCGCGCGCAGCCCGGGCGGTACTTTTATTCCAACCTTGCAATGGGGATGAACCTCATCGAAGAGGCCCGCTTGCGCGGCATTGAAAAGTTCGTGCAGGTGGGAACCGTTTGCTCGTATCCAAAGTTCACGCCTGTTCCATTTCGGGAGGAAGATCTATGGAATGGTTACCCTGAAGAGACCAATGCTCCGTACGGCATCGCCAAGAAGGCGCTGCTGGTCATGCTTCAAGCGTACCGGCAGCAGCATGGGCTCAATGGAATCTACCTCATCCCGGTCAATCTTTACGGCCCCGGCGATAACTTCGATCTGCAGACGAGTCACGTCATCCCGGCGATGATTCGAAAGTTCATCGAAGCGAAGCGCCAGGGTTCGCCGCGCGTTGAATTGTGGGGAACGGGCGCAGCCAGCCGAGAATTTCTGTATGTGGACGACGCCGCGCGGGGAATCGTCCTTGCACTGATGCATTACGACGGCGCGGAGCCAGTCAACCTCGGCACCGGCAAGGAAATTGAGATTCGGGCCCTGGCGGAGAGGATTAAACAGATCGTGGGCTACAATGGCGCTGTGGTGTGGGATGCAACCAGGCCCGATGGTCAGCCGCGGCGATGTCTGGATGTGACCCGCGCGAAACAACTGTTTGGCTTTGAATCGCTCGTTTTTCTCGACGAGGGGCTTCAACGTACGATTGCCTCGTACTCGTTGCATCGTCAGCAGGAATAG